The DNA region CGTCGCCGCGCTCACGCCCGACGCCGTCAGCACCCAGACCGGCGCCTTCCTCCACCGCTTCGCCtggctcgacgacgacgagatcGGGGAGGTGCCCTTCGTCTGGAACTTCCTCGTCGGCCACAACAGGGTCGACCCCGCCGACCCGGACACGCGGCCCAGGGCCATACACTACACCTGCGGCGGGCCGTGGTTCGAGCGGTACAGGGACTGCGAGTTCGCCGACCTCTGGATCAAGGAGGCCGAGGAGCTCAGGGCCGAGAAGGAGAAGCTCAAGCTCCTCGAGGACAAGGACGCCAAGGAGGAGGGCAAGAACAAGGAGGGGAATTGATCGACCGGTTGGTCATACTGCATTAGATTGGTTCGTTTTGTGCTGCAGAAATCTCGTTCTTTTTCTCCTCGACATTCTATTCATTTCACGCGCCAATGTAGTTTATTTCGTGGATCTGATCTGTTGATACTGATATGTCGGGAGATTAGGATTGGATGGGTAGGCTATGAGTAAATTGATGGTAGTATATGTAGCTTCTGTGTTGCTGCAATTGGTCGGTTCTATGACTGCTCATCGTTAAGGAATAACAATCGTATTTTTTCAGCATTGCCCCGACAATGATATGATCTGTTCATTGATTCTGGTGGTGCTGTTTCTGATGACGTTGAACCCCGCCTCCTTGGTAAGGAATGTCAATCTGGCGCTGGGAAATTTGGTAAGCCATGGGGGGAATATGATCCCTTTCTTCCTCTGCATTGCTGAAATGAAACAAACAGGATCTGGTGTCCCGCTCCCACTCTGCAATCCACCACCATGCTGATTTTTGGCTGTGTACATCGTGGTGCCAATCTTCCATTGTTTTGCATTGCGGCGATTGGAATTGTGCGCTTTTATTCAGGAGATGGGATCTCCTACGGTGAAGATCTTCAGGCGCTGTACGTTTCTGAATGTGGTGCCGGGAATGTTACCTGAAAATAGTTGAATAATCAGTAGAGATATTCTCTTGTTGTTATTACCCAATCCATGTCGTCAGATGCTCGCTATCAGCAGAAGTGCCATCGCGCCATTGCTACAAACAACGCGAGAGCAGCGTCGTGGAGCCGATAGCTCCATGGGATGCACGATAGACCGATAGTATTACGCCCACACGGATAATAGGATTGCGTGCGCACGTTAAGCATTCATCATCGATTCATTTACATAAATGAACTACTGCTACTATGCACGAAGCCTTCTTTTCCAGTACCGTGAGAGGACGTTAGCTGGCTGCACTGCATCCTGATCAGCGTCCAGTACCAAGCTCTAGGAACATTCTGTTCAGTGCGTGCCGCTAGTGAACCTGCTTATTGTACTAGCTACATGATGCAGCTTCCACCTCTCATGTCGGCTGGAAATGCCTCGGGTTCGTGCTGAATGAACTACAATTGTTTTCAGGGCATTGCGTCACAGCTTCCTTGATAGTTGATATCTACATCACAGTATAACCAGGGCCGCCTCCGCCTTCTGGAACAGTCCACTCGATGTTTTGCTTTGGATCTTTGATGTCGCACGCCTGCAGATGCAGCCAACAAGTCATTCACGTTCGGAGGAGGAGCAGAGGATGAAAGCAGATAGCCAGATACAGAAAAGAGGCGAGGCAGGCAAGCCTAAGAAGTTCGAACTTCGTTGTGATTAAGATCGCGCCAAACACAATGGGAATTAATCGATCAAGAAGAAATATTGTGCGCTGATTCATGAGATATCCTAGCGATGCCTGTCAATTTATGCATAGTTTTTTTTCTCGAATATGCAGATCATGGGCATTGGGAAGATAAATCCATTCTGCCTACAGTCAAGTGAAGGAGTGGAGATAAATCACGATTCCCTGCCACTGGATTTACATTTCAGATATAGAACACATAGGAATTCTTGAATGCAACTCAAGCACGTATCTAGGGGAATGCAAAGTCCCCGAACTACAAGTGGAAACAGTTTACCTTGCAATGAAGACAGTTCTGTgcgtttatgtgaagctttggATCACCTTTCTCGTCGGAGACGTATCTGCATGAAAACAGCGATGGCCAATAGTGATCAGAAGAGGATTTTCTGTGCACCGAGCACTTTTATCATCGCCGATGCGGCTAGGGACCGTAAGAATTTCAACAAGGCATGGCTAAACAACATACTCGTAAACCCGGGCTGGACAATAACGTGATTCTGGTCCAGCATACACCGGAAGATTTACTTTTTCGGGTACCATAGGATCCCTCAAGCGGAGATGAGGAGGCTGATCATGCTCATGGTTCGTATTGCTCCTGTACCAAAGGAATGATGGTCGATTAGTGTATAGAATGAATATATATTTAGTAGGCACATTTCTAGTGGCTACTCTACTTCAAACTTGTAATGAGTACAATATACACCTTCAAAATACATTCATTCAAACGCCTCTTAAGGTTCAAAAGTCTAAAAAACAACTTAACATTAATAATCCATTAGTAAATATTAGGGTGATACAGATTTGTGTAATCAATTCTAAGCCATGTCTAAATACATCTAAGACATTTGGCGTACTCCTGAACCAAAGAATAGCAAAGCAATAGTTAACAGGTGCAGATAAGGAGAAGATAAAAGGCTTTCTTCATTCTTGCTGCAGGCATACCTGTATAAAGAAGTTGGAACATCGAAGGTTATCTGTCCATCTGGTTTAGGATATTGAATAGGTGCGTGCAGATTGGCTGCCTGTGCACAAGGAAATCTTCTGTCAATCTCAATggtgaaaaaaagaaaaagaaaatgctGTGCATTAGCATGGTTTTTTACAAACCAATCAGCAGGAACAGTAACAGTAGTGCTGCACACTTACATCTGTTGCTTCATGGTCGGGTTTCCCATGCTTGAATGTATAAGGTGACTTTCCTTTGAATATGTAGCTAAAAGTTAACAGATTACCATAAGTCAGCAAATAGAATATTTACATAACTAAGATCAGATAATTTCTTGAATAGGAAACTCACCGTTCCAGTGCAGACAAAGCCATACCTGGAACAAATCCGTATTCAAATGCCTGGGAAAAACAATAATAAATATGTGTTCAACTTACTGTTTAAAGGAAATGCAGAACCTGCCTCTTTCGTTAACTATGTCAGCTTATGGGACTATTTAACCAGACAGCAAAGATAAGGTTTGTTTCGGAAATTGATAAAATAATCACATACTGGTCTATAATTCCTAGCTTTATGAAGCTCTTCCCATATCCATGACTTCTTGAGATTCTCCCAGTACAGTTCCATGGAAGATCCTTCAATGAGAGCCTTGAAAGTCGCTTCCGCCGCAAGCATACCTTTTTTACACACCCCTCACTTTAGTACAAGTGTTATCAACGTACGATAAAATTAGTACTAATGCACATAATTCGGCAACGAAATTAGTAAAGCAAAAGGAATGAGTGCTGAAATAGGATGTCAAAGCAAAATACATAGAGCAACATGCACAGATATAACATCAACCATGAAGCTGGGTAGCAATTGCACCAACAGAGCTGACAATTAAGTAACCCACAAATCTAGATAAATTCCAAACAAACTGAACATTTCTGTAACAAGATACCTGATTTCATAGCCGTATGAGTTCCTTTTATTTTGGGAACATTTAGAAATCCTGCAGAGCATCCAATAATTGCACCTCCAGGGAAAACTGGATATGGTATTGACTGAAATTTTACATTAACTTCATCAGTGTCTGTCCTATCAGTACAATTGCCAAACACAAAAATATAAAGTTGCTACAGGTAACAGAAATAAAATGCTGGGAAAAAAATGTTGCAAATCACAATGTATAGAAATAGCAGCACAATGAATGACTACGAGAGCAGTACTTCAGCTCACAAAGGTCATAGTGTGTAGTTAACCAATTATATGAGGTGAAATTATGTGATGCCATGTGCAATGATTGAAATGAAATAAACTAACAGAATGCTCAATATGCATAAATTATAAATTTTATACATCTGTCTATTTGCTACAAAATTGCATGTCGTTTCAAATGTCAGCTTACCTGGAAACCGCCTTCATTCAGAGTGCGAGCACCATACTGAATAGCTGTTCCACCTTCCAAAAGTTTTCTGACAGCAGGGTGCTGCTTGAATTTCTGAAATATGGTCACAGAATATTTAGAGAAACAAAGGTCCTTTTTGTTTGTTAAATTTCACAAAAATGTTTGTCTTCTAAACCACCCATCTAACGTATTTCGCATTAAAATGCATCTAAAAAGAAAACCACGTACCTGGAATTCATCATACGGACTCAGGAAAGGATTTTGATAATTCAATGCAACAACCAGACCAATTGCTAGCTGAAAAAAAAAGTGAGAGCAGATAATACATTGAGTACAATCGCTTACTACTTAGCCATCAGTAATCTAAATATCTAAGTAAATATTGCAGGAAGTCATGAAAAGAACCCCATATCTAGCTATCCAGCCTGCAACTAAGATGGTGTTTGGTTCGGCCATTTTAGGGTGTGATCCAATTACACCACAAACTGATTACGTTAGTTGGTGGTTGGTTTGCGTGCGGATGTTGCGGGATGCGATAACGATGTTGTACAAAGCCGATAATGCTCGAAATATTCCGTATCGTAGCGTCATAACGTTTGGATTGGACTTGCGGAGGAGGTCGAGGCCTCGCACATGCAAGTATATATGCCCCTTCATGGTGAAGACTGAAGAGCGGCTGCTGCAGCCTGCACTGCCTTGGGGCAGCCCCTGGGCATGCAAGCATATATGCATGATGGTGACCTTGTCCAGATTTAGTTACAGAGCTCTTTTGTCTACTCGAACCAAACAAAACAGAGGATTATTTATTCTGTAACCATTTACCGTGCAATCCCATTCCGTTTACGTTTGGGTTACAATTTTTTAACCAAACAGCACCTGAAGTCCAATGTGATAAGTGGTTAATTGATGATTTTAAGACTTCTTTTGAGCATGAATGAAccaatttttttttcttgtcCCGGTTTCTGCTAAGTAGCACACTTCACTAAGTATGAGCAGTGGGGAAACAGTGTTAAAGTTGCTTATAATTTGTGCCAAATGCAACCTACAACTTAGCATTTCGTGCATTTTCTCCATTATCAGAGAAAGCAAAACATGAGGACAGAATATTACATCTATACTCATATGACAGAATGACAGAATACATCAAGTGCCAATTTGCATGTCTAACAGAAGAGTTACCTGTTGATCATCAAGGTGGTATAGGAATGATCCTCCATATGTTTTCGTGTCCAATGGCCATCCAACAGTATGAATAACAGAACCTGGCTCATGCTTTCCTTCTTCAATCTCCCAAACCTAAAGAATAGAATCCACTTAGTTCTGAGTGGCATTACTAACTCATTTACAAGTAGTTAGGGGGAAAGCATGTGAAAGCTTTGAAAGAGAGAGCTCATAAGTCACAATCCAAAAACTAAAATACAAATGGAACAATGCAATTCCTAAAAACAACATTGACACGGTAAAATGAAAAAAAGGTTTGTAAAAATAACATAAATATAGATCATCATAGTTAGATTAACACAACATTCCTACAACACATATGCCATATTCTTGCAACAATACGCATGAAGTGGCATAATTCATGCAGACGATCATGGATCATGTGTTCATTATGAGGCATAAAGTTAGTTCCACCAAAATTAAGAACAAGGCATTTGGAAACTGGAAGTGGTATAATGGATATTAAATACCTCCTTAATTCCAAGAGCATATGTCTGATGCTGCCCTTGCCCACTTTCTCTGAGCTTGTGATTCCTAATTATTTTCTGAAATATGTTTAGGCTTTAGCATCAAACTGCAAtcataaaaaaataaatatttcaaaTAATAGATTTGTGAAACTAGCATTCCACATGCTTACCTCTGATAATGAACCTCGACAACCCTCAGCAAGCAGCGTTATTCGCCCTGCATTTCTAAGTAGCTGAGAATGAGAATAGATACGTGAGTGGAACAAAAAGAACAGAAAAGGAAGTTATGAAATTTATAGAAGTAAAAAAGAATGAACATTACCCGTCTATCCAAATTCtaaacaagaaaaaaaaagaccaCTGATTAACTCTATATGCACTCACCACTCAGCATTATAGCATATATTTGCATGGCCAGATGTTTATCCCTGAATTAGTTATCTGTATGGAAGGCAAGTTACTTGCCTCTTAGTTCTACACCAGGTTGGAATGTTTCCCTTTTGGTTCCATCCTTAGCAATACCAACATCATTGGTTGCGACGCCTGTAACTATTTGATTTTCATCATAAATGATCTGTTAGAAAAGAATTCAAACAGATATTAGTCCTTCCACATATGAGTTTCTACAATGAAGAATGATGGTACCTCACTAGCAGCAAAACCTGGATATACTTCAACACCTAACTCCTCAGCTTTTGTGGCCATCCATCGCACCAATTGGCTCAAGCTGGACATAAGTAAATTTGTCAGGAAAGCCTGATCCTCCAGAATAGGAGGAACATCTAATTTCTTCAGAAGGCGTGGATTTAGATGATGAACATTGAACACATAAAAATGTTGGCACCTGATCACGTAGTTTCCTTTGTTGTCAAATGGAGATGGAAGTGTCCATGCTTGGTTCTTTGTTAACAGCCAGAACTTGTCAGAAGAGACAGGAACTCTGATTGGGGCCTGTCAAACGCAACATAACCGCATAAAAAACCAGCATGTGCTTCACAAATCTACAAATTCTACACTATTCCGATCTGCATTCCCAACAAGAAAATAGCTCAAGGAAAACAGCATATAAAGCAACACATATATCCAACAAAATGTCCTCCATCTGACAATTTGAAATTCTCAGAATGTTCGGATTTCTTATCACATCATAAGTATTATCCATATGACCAGCAATTAGGGTTGTTGTATACTTGAACTGAAAAGTAGCCAAAAAAATAGTCGTGATCGGTTGAATGAATCTAAGTCAAGTATGAAGTGAATCAACCGCATCATCACAGTCACACTTCGTCGCTAAATACACGGAAAATAAAGTTAAAATTCATCATTGTTCAGAGGACAGAAATGCGTACATCCTCTTGCCTCCATTTGGGAATCAGCTCGTCCAACGCCCGGGGCTCGAACAC from Panicum hallii strain FIL2 chromosome 9, PHallii_v3.1, whole genome shotgun sequence includes:
- the LOC112875402 gene encoding electron transfer flavoprotein-ubiquinone oxidoreductase, mitochondrial; this translates as MHRAIRAAAAAAGRALSPARASPSPPRAPGWGATRWLCSGREALSYDVVIVGAGPAGLAAAIRLKQLCRAADADLSVCVLEKGSEVGAHVLSGNVFEPRALDELIPKWRQEDAPIRVPVSSDKFWLLTKNQAWTLPSPFDNKGNYVISLSQLVRWMATKAEELGVEVYPGFAASEIIYDENQIVTGVATNDVGIAKDGTKRETFQPGVELRGRITLLAEGCRGSLSEKIIRNHKLRESGQGQHQTYALGIKEVWEIEEGKHEPGSVIHTVGWPLDTKTYGGSFLYHLDDQQLAIGLVVALNYQNPFLSPYDEFQKFKQHPAVRKLLEGGTAIQYGARTLNEGGFQSIPYPVFPGGAIIGCSAGFLNVPKIKGTHTAMKSGMLAAEATFKALIEGSSMELYWENLKKSWIWEELHKARNYRPAFEYGFVPGMALSALERYIFKGKSPYTFKHGKPDHEATDAANLHAPIQYPKPDGQITFDVPTSLYRSNTNHEHDQPPHLRLRDPMVPEKVNLPVYAGPESRYCPARVYEYVSDEKGDPKLHINAQNCLHCKACDIKDPKQNIEWTVPEGGGGPGYTVM